TAGAGCGGACGCGAGCCTCGTCGTGGAAGTCGAAACGTCCGACCTGAGCGCCACAAGGCGTCGTAAACTCCGAGAACTGCGGGAGCGGGGCATCGATCCGTACCCGAACGACTTCCGGCCCTCGGACACCCTCGCGGGAGTACGCGGGCGCTTCGAGTCCTTTTCCGCCGAGGAGCTGGAGAAAAGGAACGAGTCCGTGCGCGTGGCCGGCCGGATCGTCGGGTGGCGGGACTTCGGCAGGGCGGTGTTCCTGCACCTCCAGGACCGCACCGAGAGACTCCAGGTCTACGTCCGGCGCGACCGGGTGGGAGCGGAGGCTTTCGAGGCGTTCCGGTTCGCGGAACTCGGCGACTTCCTCGGTGTGGAGGGGCGCGTGTTCCGGACGAAGACGGGGGAGCTCACCGTCGAGGCCCGAACGGCTCGGCTGCTGGTGAAGGCGCTGCGGCCCCTGCCCGAGAAGTGGCACGGTCTCACGGACGTCGAGCTCCGCTATCGCCAGCGGTACCTCGACCTCGTCTCGAACCCGAAAAGCCGCCGGACGTTCCTCGTGCGGGCGCAAGTGGTGGAAGAGATGCGGCGCTTTTTGCGGGAGCGCGACTTCGTCGAGGTCGAAACTCCCGTGATGCAGCCGCTCCCGGGCGGCGCGGCAGCCAGGCCTTTCGTCACCCACCACAACGCCCTGGACATGGATCTCTACCTGCGGATCGCGCCGGAACTCTACCTCAAGCGGCTCCTGGTCGGGGGCTTCGAGAGGGTGTTCGAGCTCGGTCGGGTCTTCCGGAACGAGGGCCTTTCGACGCAGCACAACCCGGAATTCTCCATGCTGGAGTTCTACGCCGCGTACGCGACGTACGAGGACTTCATGACCCTCACCGAGGAGCTTTTCGTTTCGCTCGCCGACCGGGTTCTCGGAACGCGGCGCTTCGCGTACGGGGGGACGGAGCTCGACTTCGAGCCCCCGTGGCGCCGGCTCTCTTTGCCGGAGTACGTGGCGTCTCGGCTCGAGTTGCCGGCCGAGGCCGTCCTCTCGCTCGACCTCCCGGCCATCGAGGCGGCCGCGGCGCGCCGGGGGATCCGCGTGGAGTCCGACTACCGCACGCGGTACGGCGAGGCGGCGGCCGGCTACCTCGTGGCCGAACTCTTCGAGACGCTCGCGGAACCGGAACTCTCACAGCCGACCTTCGTCTACCTCTATCCCGTGGCCGTGTCTCCCCTGGCGCGGCGGAACGCACGCTACCCGGAGTTCGTGGACCGCTTCGAGCTCTACGTCGCGGGGCGGGAGATCGCCAACGCGTTCTCCGAGCTCAACGACCCCGAGGACCAGAGAAGACGCTTCGAAGAGCAGTTGCGCGTTCGGGCAGCGGGCGACGAGGAGGCGCACCGGATGGACGAGGACTTCCTGCGGGCCCTCGAGTACGGGATGCCGCCCGCCGCCGGCGAGGGGATCGGAGTGGACCGGGTCGTCATGCTGTTCACCGACTCGCCGTCGATTCGGGACGTGATCCTTTTCCCGCAACTGCGCCCCGAGTCCCGCTGAGGCGTGGCCGGGCCGTGCGCTACGAACTCTTCGTCGGGCTTCGCTACCTGCGTGCCAAGCGGAAGGAAGCCTTCATCTCGCTCATCACGCTCATCGCGATGGCGGGGGTGATGATCGGGGTCATGACACTCAACGTCGTGCTCGCCGTCATGACCGGTTTCGAGGAAGACCTGAGGGACCGCATCCTGGGCTTCAACCCGCACGTGATCGTGGTGAGCTTCGAAGGCCCGCTTTCCGGGTACGACGAGGTCCTGGAAAAGGTGCGCGGCGTGCCCGGGGTGGTGGCCGCGGCGCCGTTCGTCTACGGGCAGGTGATGGTGTCGCACGGCGAGGCCGTCACGGGCGCCGTGGTCCGCGGCATCCGGGTCGGCGAGGAGGCGGTGGTGGACGTGAAGAAGCTCCTCCGGCAGGGGAGCCTCGAAGGGCTCGAGACGCGAAAGGAGCCGCCCGAGCTGCTCCTCGGGGGCGAGCTCGCCCGGCAGCTCGGCGCGACGCCGGGCGACGAGGTGCAGGTCATCTCTCCGCTCGGAACGCCGAGCGCCGTCGGATTTCTCCCGCGGTCGCGGCGGTTCCGCGTCGGTGGGGTCTTCGAGTCGGGGATGTCGGAGTACGACGCGGCGCTCGTCTACATGCGGCTCGAGGAAGCCCAGTCGTTTTTCGAACTGGGCGACGCGGTCACGGGGGTGGAGGTGCGGGTCGAGCGGATCGAACGGGCCGATCGGGTGGCGCGGGCCATCGAGGGAGTCCTGGGCTTCCCCTACCGCGTTCGCTCCTGGATGGACATCAACCACAATCTCTTCTCGGCGCTCAAGCTCGAGAAGACCGTCTACTTCATCGTTCT
The sequence above is a segment of the Candidatus Binatia bacterium genome. Coding sequences within it:
- the lysS gene encoding lysine--tRNA ligase encodes the protein MTGGAGLVRADASLVVEVETSDLSATRRRKLRELRERGIDPYPNDFRPSDTLAGVRGRFESFSAEELEKRNESVRVAGRIVGWRDFGRAVFLHLQDRTERLQVYVRRDRVGAEAFEAFRFAELGDFLGVEGRVFRTKTGELTVEARTARLLVKALRPLPEKWHGLTDVELRYRQRYLDLVSNPKSRRTFLVRAQVVEEMRRFLRERDFVEVETPVMQPLPGGAAARPFVTHHNALDMDLYLRIAPELYLKRLLVGGFERVFELGRVFRNEGLSTQHNPEFSMLEFYAAYATYEDFMTLTEELFVSLADRVLGTRRFAYGGTELDFEPPWRRLSLPEYVASRLELPAEAVLSLDLPAIEAAAARRGIRVESDYRTRYGEAAAGYLVAELFETLAEPELSQPTFVYLYPVAVSPLARRNARYPEFVDRFELYVAGREIANAFSELNDPEDQRRRFEEQLRVRAAGDEEAHRMDEDFLRALEYGMPPAAGEGIGVDRVVMLFTDSPSIRDVILFPQLRPESR
- the lolE gene encoding ABC transporter permease, with the protein product MRYELFVGLRYLRAKRKEAFISLITLIAMAGVMIGVMTLNVVLAVMTGFEEDLRDRILGFNPHVIVVSFEGPLSGYDEVLEKVRGVPGVVAAAPFVYGQVMVSHGEAVTGAVVRGIRVGEEAVVDVKKLLRQGSLEGLETRKEPPELLLGGELARQLGATPGDEVQVISPLGTPSAVGFLPRSRRFRVGGVFESGMSEYDAALVYMRLEEAQSFFELGDAVTGVEVRVERIERADRVARAIEGVLGFPYRVRSWMDINHNLFSALKLEKTVYFIVLLLIVLVAAFNIVATLIMVVMEKKKDIAILKSMGATAAGVGRIFVFKGLVIGVVGTLLGNVAGYVACWALRRYEFIELPKDVFYVSTLPVKIYPEYFLLVTAASLFICLLATLYPARQAARLLPVDVIRYE